A section of the Aminiphilus circumscriptus DSM 16581 genome encodes:
- a CDS encoding pyridine nucleotide-disulfide oxidoreductase/dicluster-binding protein — MEQNMLRDLEHRCIQEEPPYCQTACPLKVDARAFCAAMAQERFDEARKILAKTMSLPDILGRICDHPCQSACIRAETGGAVELGRLERACLERTSPAAPPLRLPAKGKTVTVLGGGLSSLVCACELAKKGYRVLLGFTGTLPGGRLLSLPEETLPQNILAETWAFLQKLGVTRSSEEPLSLPALREGEAAYLGMDDPALAHLSTVGAVDSATYETTIEGLFAGGFLRNGSSSPVWEAADGKRAANSLDRFLQGASLSSGREKEISNATRLHTPLRDVASIPPRNDSAEEAQRCLQCECRHCVRECVFLETYKRYPRAYAREIYNNFAVVQGYHQANRMINSCALCGLCETLCPNDFSMADLCRAAREELVERGLMPPSAHEFALLDMDHANGPRAAGFRPGRTATKALFFPGCQLAGTMPEQTEALVSFLDERFSGTLGVLLGCCGAPAWWAGRRDMLQKVLDTLRETLKSLGNPPLILACSSCGDVFRRLLPETSFLSLWEVLREKGLPPGHPLPNPLALHDPCTTRSLPAWRNAVRDILRALGQPFEELSMTGETTRCCGYGGLQSLVDPDLAKKGVRRRLEESDKDFLAYCAMCRESLSDSGKPVAHLLDLFFPPEAPYEAVGFSARQTNREQLRRRLLGTCDLPPDPWEDVDLIVSPDVRRCLEERHILDSDLRRTLWEASNSARLLVSPEGRMLATSRIGNVTFWVEYRTEGASFRIVNAWSHRMTVEVLS; from the coding sequence ATGGAACAGAATATGCTCAGGGACCTGGAGCATCGCTGTATTCAGGAAGAACCCCCTTACTGTCAGACTGCCTGCCCCCTCAAGGTGGACGCACGGGCTTTTTGTGCCGCCATGGCGCAGGAGCGCTTCGACGAAGCCCGAAAGATCCTGGCAAAGACCATGTCCTTACCGGACATTTTGGGGCGAATCTGCGACCACCCCTGCCAGAGCGCCTGTATTCGGGCCGAAACGGGGGGAGCAGTGGAACTCGGCCGGCTGGAGCGGGCCTGTCTCGAAAGGACAAGCCCCGCCGCACCGCCCCTGCGCCTTCCTGCCAAAGGCAAAACCGTCACCGTGCTCGGAGGCGGCCTTTCCTCGCTGGTCTGCGCCTGTGAACTGGCCAAGAAGGGGTATCGGGTCCTTCTGGGATTCACGGGAACGCTGCCGGGAGGGCGCCTTCTCTCCCTCCCCGAGGAAACGCTTCCGCAAAACATCCTCGCCGAAACATGGGCGTTTCTGCAGAAGCTCGGCGTAACCCGCTCAAGCGAGGAACCCCTCTCTCTCCCGGCCCTCCGGGAGGGCGAGGCGGCCTACCTTGGCATGGACGATCCCGCCCTGGCGCATCTTTCCACCGTCGGGGCAGTGGATTCCGCGACGTATGAGACGACCATCGAAGGCTTGTTCGCCGGAGGTTTTCTCCGGAACGGATCGTCCTCTCCCGTCTGGGAGGCTGCCGATGGAAAGCGCGCCGCGAACTCCCTGGACCGGTTTCTCCAGGGGGCATCCCTCTCCTCGGGCAGAGAGAAGGAAATTTCCAACGCGACCCGACTTCACACACCGCTCCGCGATGTGGCGTCGATCCCTCCGAGGAACGATTCCGCGGAGGAAGCCCAGCGCTGTCTCCAGTGCGAGTGCCGCCACTGCGTGAGAGAGTGCGTTTTTCTGGAGACGTACAAGCGTTATCCCAGGGCGTACGCCAGAGAAATCTACAACAACTTCGCCGTCGTCCAGGGATACCACCAGGCGAACAGGATGATCAATTCCTGCGCGCTCTGCGGACTCTGCGAAACGCTCTGCCCCAACGACTTCTCCATGGCGGACCTCTGCCGCGCCGCCCGGGAGGAACTCGTGGAGCGCGGCCTCATGCCTCCTTCGGCCCACGAGTTCGCCCTGCTGGACATGGATCATGCGAACGGCCCCCGGGCCGCGGGGTTCCGCCCGGGCCGCACGGCAACGAAGGCCCTTTTCTTTCCGGGATGCCAGCTCGCGGGCACCATGCCGGAGCAGACCGAGGCACTTGTCTCCTTTTTGGACGAACGCTTTTCCGGAACCCTCGGAGTGCTCCTGGGATGCTGCGGCGCTCCGGCCTGGTGGGCAGGGCGACGGGACATGCTTCAAAAAGTTCTCGATACCCTGCGGGAAACCCTGAAATCCCTCGGAAATCCTCCGCTGATCCTTGCCTGTTCCTCCTGCGGCGACGTTTTTCGTCGCCTGCTTCCGGAAACCTCTTTTCTTTCCCTCTGGGAAGTACTCCGCGAAAAGGGGCTGCCTCCGGGCCATCCCCTGCCGAACCCACTCGCGCTTCACGATCCCTGTACGACCCGCTCTCTTCCGGCCTGGCGTAATGCCGTTCGGGACATTCTCCGAGCCCTGGGGCAGCCCTTCGAGGAACTGTCCATGACGGGCGAGACCACACGTTGCTGCGGCTACGGCGGTCTCCAGTCTCTTGTGGATCCGGATCTGGCGAAAAAAGGGGTGCGACGACGGCTCGAAGAAAGCGACAAAGATTTTCTCGCCTACTGCGCCATGTGCCGGGAAAGTCTCTCCGACTCGGGCAAACCGGTGGCGCACCTTCTGGACCTCTTCTTTCCTCCCGAGGCACCTTACGAGGCGGTGGGGTTCTCCGCGAGACAAACCAACCGGGAGCAGTTGCGACGACGACTTCTCGGAACCTGCGATCTCCCGCCGGACCCTTGGGAAGATGTGGATCTCATCGTGTCTCCCGACGTACGACGGTGCCTTGAAGAACGCCACATCCTCGACAGCGATCTCCGGCGAACTCTTTGGGAGGCCTCCAATTCGGCCCGCCTTCTCGTTTCACCGGAGGGAAGGATGCTGGCAACCTCACGCATCGGTAACGTCACCTTCTGGGTGGAATACCGAACCGAAGGGGCTTCCTTTCGGATCGTCAACGCCTGGAGCCATCGCATGACCGTGGAGGTTCTGTCATGA